CCGCTACAGCACCCGGCGCACGTGCCCAGACGGTCTGATAATCCTCCCGGTCACGCGCATCCGCTTTGCGTTTGGCCTCTATGTAAGGCGGCAATGGCATCATGCCTGCCTGATCGAGCGCCGCATCAAAATCATCACCTGCAAGATTAAACTCAAGAAGCGCCTGCCCCGCACCTTTTTCCACGCAGACCGCTTCCAGCCCGGCGTGAAACACGATCCGCTCTCCGACGTTCAGCTTGCGCAACGGCTTGATCAGCGCGGTCCAGCGGCCACTCGGTTTTGGCTCCAGCAACGTCACCTCCATGCCGGCACGGGTTTCCCCCACATCGCTCTGGCGAAGGCGCGCACCATTAAGCCGTGCCGGGATCACCTTGGTGTCATTCAACACCAGCCGGTCACCTTCACGCAGCCAATCAGGCAGGTCGCGCACCACCGCATCGCTGATCCGCGCTCCGTCCGCCACCAGCAAGCGCGCAGCACTGCGCGGGCTGACCGGACGGGTTGCAATCAATGCGTCCGGCAGGTCGAAATCAAAATCGGAAAGCTGCATGGAACATGCCCTGTCATTGATAGGCCTTCGGGGGTGGTCGGCGGAAAATCTCGCGAAACATCCCCGGCGTAAAGAGCGAAAGCGGATTGACCTTCACTTTCGGATTGTCCGGCGTTCCCAGAAGCTTGAAATTGAACCCGATCAACCCCTCGCCCTTGCGTGTCAACACCGAGCCGATCCCATTGAGCAGATAAAACGGAGAGAAAACCCCTGAAACCGCATCGTGCCATTGTCGAAGTAGTAATACCCATCCATCGAAATACCCATCGAGGTGCCGACCGCACTCGATTTCAGCAATGTCACCTGTTTGGGGGAAAGCCGGAAACGGGCATCTATATCATTGAACAATATACCAGTGCCCGAAAGCTGATCGAGCAAACCCACCACGCTGATCGCATTGAGCAACTCCGCCATCGCAGGCGCTTTGCGCAACCGAACTTTCTTTGCTTTCAATGTGCCATCAAAAATACCTGTGCCGACACTCGGCAGAAGCGTCAGATCCAAATCTCCACCATGTGCATTTTCAAGCAACCCCGCCGCCCGGAAGACGCTGCCCGCATCTTTTGACAGGATGCGAAACGCACTTCGTCCGCCCTTCGGCACCACCCGCCCGGTAACTGCGGCACTGCCATTCACCTTACCCGCAAAACTGCCGTCCATCCCTTTCGCAGTGCTGAATTCACCGCGAAACCCGGTAAGCGCGATTGAGTTCGTAATTTTCAGCCGATCAACCGCAACCGAAAGTGGCCCGCCGCTCGCGCCTCCGGTAGCACCACTGCCGGTGCCGCTGCCAATCTCGGTCTGGCTCAGATCAACCGTGCCGCCACTGACCTGCACGGCGGGCGAACGCCCCGCGCCGCGCCCGGTCAGCGTCACCTTGCTGTCAAGCCAACTGCCCACCCGCACCCGGTCAAATACCGCCTGCCGAAATACCCCGCCCTGCCCCAGATCAAGCCGCCCCGTGGCCTTCAAACCCGGCGCATCAAGCGCGATATGATTCACCTCCACCGGTTCCCCCAATGTGCCTGACACATCAAGCGTGCCGCGCGTTGCACCAGACATCGCCCAGCTGATCGGCACGATCCGCAGCCCCACACCGGAAAGGTCAGAGTGCAGCGTAAACTTGGGCCGTGTGCCGCGCCTGAAATCAATCTGCACCGCTCCGCGCCCCTTGCCGGAAACGCTGCCGTTTGGAAGACCAAGCTTGAACTCATCAACAAACCGCTGAGACAACTCAACCGTTCCCTTCACCTGCGACACCCCGCCGCCGTCCGGTCCTAGCGGGGCCGAAAACGTGCCCGAAACCGGCACCGCATCCAACATGCCCTCGCCTTCGATATGCAAATGTTTCGGCGTCGCCGTCACCGCAAGCGCAGGCGCACTCAGCACCCGTCCGGGAACCAGCGTTTCACTGCGCACGCCGCTCAATTTTGCCTTGGCATCAAACTCTATATCCTCAAACGGCACCTTATTCTTCATCGGGAAGTTGATCCGCCCCGTCGCTTTGACTTGCCCCTCCGACAGCGTTGGCTTTAACCCTGATTTCGACAGAAAATGAAATGGCGCACGGTCCAACAACGTCAGTGCGGCGGTAATTGTGCTGCGGGTGGAAAGATCAACCTGCGCCGGGGCTTGCTTGATACGCACATCCGGCACAGTGAAAACCGTGCCGGTAATGTCCACCGCGCCGCCTTGTGCCGCATCTACATGACCGGCCTCTGCAACAACGGTAAAGCGGTTCTTGAACAAGGTGGCATGGCCGCGCCCATCCTCGATCGGGGGCATCGCCTTCATGAAAAGCGTGTGCAGTTTCTCGAACTCGAAACCAAGATACATCACCGGCTTATGCTCCGGCTCCGAGCGCAGGCCGATCTGGATATTGGTCATCACCCCATCAAGAATATTCGTTTCCACCCATTTGCGGGTGTTCGGCACAAGACTCTTCGGCCAAAGCTGCAACAGCCGTTCCGGCCCCATTTTATTGAGGCCGCCCGTCACGCTCAAATCCCACCCCTTCGGCTCCGCCCGCAATTCGCCCCTCATATCAAGCCGGCTCGCACCATCGTTCAGGGTCATTTCGCCCAAGGAAAGCCGGAATGGATTAAGCTGTAATCGCGTGGCCATCGTGGCATTGGAAAACGTGATCGGCTGAGGATAAAGATGCATCGGGTTGGCCTTGATCTCGCTCACCCGCATCTGTGACACGAACTCCTCCGGCAGTCCGTTCTTCAGCGCCCCCATCGTGACTTTACCGTCCGCCTTGATGGCTCCCCAGGCACTATCAATCGACAATTCGTCAAACTGCATCGTCTGGGTATCGGGCAGGTAGGTGAAATAGCTGCGCGCCGAACGGAACGGGATTGGCTCAGTTTCCTCGGTCGGCTGCAACACGCCCTTCCCGATCCGAAGCGTTGCCGACAATGGCCCAAGTTTGCCCGATGCATCGGTTCCGCCTCTCAACGCGCCGGAAATCTTGGCGCGCAACACGTTGAGCCACAACAGCGAGGCCGACTGCACCGCAATATCACTTGCAGGCACGTCCGAAAAATTCATCCCGAACGTCGCTTGGGGCGAACCGATAAGGCTCTCATAGGTCAACTCGATCGTTGCCGCAGAAGCACCGCCACTCAGGAGCGATAAATCGCCGCGAATGGTCAGATCGTCACCTGCCCGTGTTACGGCCACTCGCCCGCCATCCACGGTCCAGGCCCGCCCGGCGCGTGCATCCTCATAGCGGATGGTCAACCCATCAGCCGACAAGCTCTTCAAATCCGCCAACGCAGGGGTGACAAGCGCGCGGTCGGCCTCCTCGATCAATTCAACGAAACTCGCTGCGGCCCTGCCCGACGAATCAGTCCCCCCAAAACTCAACTCGACATTTCCCGAAACATCCCGACGCAAGACAAGCTGCGCACCGCTCAGCCAGATATGCGCTGGCTGAACCTTGCCGCTCAACAACGGCCTAAGCGCCAGCGTGCCAACCAAATCCGAAAGGGTCACCACATGACGCCCATCAAGATCGGCAATCTCTACATCGCGCAGCTTTACCCGTGGGTGCCAACCCGGTTCCATTATGAAGCTCAAGTGCCCCAGGGCGATCCGCGCGCCACCAAGCCGCTGATTGACCTGCGCCTCAATCCGGGTTTTCAGCCAACCCGGTGCCTCAATCGGCCGCCCCACCGCAATCAATCCGGCAACGCCCAAGCCCACCGCCAGCACTATCACGAGCAGACCTATGTATAGAACCGCGCGTCGCCAGCGTCGGCGCTTGGGTGGGTGCCCGGCACTCTTGCGCTCGCGCGCCTCTTCTGGCGTTTCAGACACCTCCACATCCGCCGATTCGTCAGACGAGTCAGCGGCAGGGGGCTTTTCCGCCACATGCGGATCCAATGCGTCATCGGCTGAAGCAGACACAGGGGCAGACTCTTCGTTGTTGCTGTCGCTCATATCGCCTGACTGCCGCTCGTTCTGCCCATTCCGGGCATTTGCCACCCGGCCCGCCTACATGTGGCCGGTTCTATTTCTGCTCCCTGCACCCTATTATGAAACCAATTCTCCATAAATGCCAAGGAACAGCCCATGTCCGATTTACCCCGCACCGCACCCGATTTCTCACTGCCCAGCGACAGGTCGGGCGAAATCACCCTCTCCGCCCTCGCCCCGGCGCCGGTGGTGCTGTTCTTCTACCCAAAGGACAACACCTCTGGCTGCACCAAGGAAGCCATCGGCTTTTCCGCCCTTAAAGCGGAATTCGACGCACTCGGCATCCAAATTTTCGGCATCTCCAAGGACAGCGTGAAAAGCCATGCCCGTTTTCGTGAGAAACAAGCGCTGACCATCGGTCTGCTGTCGGATGAACACGGCACCACCTGCGAAGACTATGGCGTCTGGCAGGAAAAGCAGATGTATGGCCGCACATTCATGGGCATTGTCCGCTCCACCTTTCTGATTGATCACTCCGGGCAAATCGTTGCCGAATGGCGCAAGGTAAAGGTCGATGGCCACGCGCAAGCCGTGCTCGACGCGGCGAAAGCCCTCTGAATGACTGAAACACTCGCTGAAATGGCCGTCGCAGTCCTCACCTGCGCCGATGGTCGGGCCAAGACCGCGCTCAGCCATGCATATGTCGCCCGTTGGCGGGCCGCCCGCGCGGCGGGAAATACTTTGCCGATCGGTCAGGCCACGCCGCCGTTGCGACCGGCGCGCCCGGAACAACCAGAACTGCGTGATCCGCGCGATGTCCCGCGCCGCCGCCCCGGCAGCCCACAGGGCCGCATAGCCCTTCTGCACGCCGTGGCACATATCGAACTGAACGCGGTCGATCTCCATTGGGATATGATTGCGCGCTTCACCAATGTCAAAATGCCCATCGGGTTTTATGATGACTGGATAAAGGCCGCAGATGAAGAATCAAAACATTTCAACCTGATGTGCGACTGTCTTGAGGCTCATGACAGCCACTATGGCGCCCTGCCCGCCCACGCAGGCATGTGGCGTGCAGCAGAAGACACAGCGGAAGACATCATGGGGCGCCTCGCCGTCGTGCCAATGGTGCTGGAAGCGCGCGGACTCGATGTTACCCCCGGCATGATCAAGGTGTTCCAAAATGCCGATGATGCTCAAACCGTCAGCGCATTAGAGACAATCTACGCCGAGGAGGTTGCTCATGTGGCCTACGGCTCAAAATGGTTCCACTTCCTTTGCGGCCGTTTCGACATAGACCCGAAAGATGAATTCCATCGTCTCGTCAGGCATTACTTTCACGGCAGCCTGAAGCCTCCCTTCAACGACGAGAAGCGCGCCGAGGCCGGATTACCACCTGATTTCTACTGGCCGCTCACCGATGAGCCCGCAAAAAATCCCGGTGACACACTTGTGTAACCTCGTCGCCAAGCCGAAATATCGGCGGATTTTCGCCAAATCACCCCCTTCTCGGCGGCATCGCAAATCGGCCACGGCCAAATGCCTTGCCCTGCTCACACACGCCCGCTAAGCACTTCGGGACGCCCATCTTGGGGAAGCTCCGGGCGTCCTCGTGTGAGATTGGGAAGAGGAAAAAGACAGATGCGATCACGTCTGGCTATTCGTATTCGTTCGATACTTGAGCGTTTTTTTCCGGAGCGTCGCGTCTTCTTGCGATCCGATACGGATACCCGTTTCATCCGCCTGCGCCCCGGCGTGCAACTTCTGGGATTTCTCGGCTCCGCTGCCATCGTCGCTTGGGCAATCATCGCCACCGCCGTCATCTTGATGGATTCAATCGGCTCGGGAAATTACCGCGAACAGGCCAAGCGCGACCAACGTACCTATGAAACCCGGCTGAACTTTCTTGCCAGCGAACGCTCCAACCGCGCCGAAGAGGCACTGACCGCTCAGAACCGCTTCAACTCCGCGCTGGGTCAGATCTCCACGATGCAATCACAGCTTCTTTCCTCGGAAAACCGTCGCCGCGAGCTGGAAACCGGGATCGAAGTGATTCAGACCACCTTGCGCCGCACCATGAAAGAGCGTGACACAGCGCGCAATGCGCTGGACGAGATGAAAACCGTCATGGACGCGTCTGGAAAGAACCCGCTCTCACCCACGGCAAATCCCGCTGCAGAAGGCACCATCGCAGCACTCGAAGGTGCCCTATCTGATACCGCCGATGAACGCGATCAGGTCATCGCCAACGCGCAGGATGCAATCCATCAGGCCGATGAAATGGCGCTGCAGATCAAGCTGATGCAAGATCAAAACGATCAGATCTTCCATCAGCTCGAAGATGCGATGACAATCTCCGTCAAACCACTCGACAAGATGTTCCGGCAGGCCGGGATGAACACCGACACCCTGCTTAAACAAGTCCGCAAAGGCTATTCCGGTCAAGGTGGCCCGCTCACCCCGCTCACCTTCTCCACCAAGGGAGAAGAGCTTACCCCGGATACGCTGCGCGCAAATCGCATTCTCAATCAAATGGACCGGCTCAACCTCTATCGCATCGCCGCTACCAAGGCACCTTTTGCGATGCCGCTTCATTCCACATTCCGCTATTCCGCAAGCTTCGGGTATCGCCGCGATCCCATAACCGGCGGGCGCAGGATGCACAAAGGGGTGGATATGGCCGGCCCCGTCGGCACCCCTATTTTCTCCACGGCGGATGGCATCGTTACATTTGCCGGCTGGAGCCACGGCTACGGCCGCCTAATCAAGATCCAGCATCAGTTCGGCATCGAAACCCGCTATGGCCATCTGAACAAAATTCGCGTGAAGACCGGACAAAGGGTCTCGCGCGGGCAGCGGATTGCTGATATGGGAGCGTCCGGACGTGTAACCGGCCCCCACCTGCATTACGAAGTACGCATCGGTGGAAACGCCGTGAACCCCATGACCTACATCAAGGC
This is a stretch of genomic DNA from Aquicoccus sp. G2-2. It encodes these proteins:
- a CDS encoding DUF3971 domain-containing protein, with translation MSDSNNEESAPVSASADDALDPHVAEKPPAADSSDESADVEVSETPEEARERKSAGHPPKRRRWRRAVLYIGLLVIVLAVGLGVAGLIAVGRPIEAPGWLKTRIEAQVNQRLGGARIALGHLSFIMEPGWHPRVKLRDVEIADLDGRHVVTLSDLVGTLALRPLLSGKVQPAHIWLSGAQLVLRRDVSGNVELSFGGTDSSGRAAASFVELIEEADRALVTPALADLKSLSADGLTIRYEDARAGRAWTVDGGRVAVTRAGDDLTIRGDLSLLSGGASAATIELTYESLIGSPQATFGMNFSDVPASDIAVQSASLLWLNVLRAKISGALRGGTDASGKLGPLSATLRIGKGVLQPTEETEPIPFRSARSYFTYLPDTQTMQFDELSIDSAWGAIKADGKVTMGALKNGLPEEFVSQMRVSEIKANPMHLYPQPITFSNATMATRLQLNPFRLSLGEMTLNDGASRLDMRGELRAEPKGWDLSVTGGLNKMGPERLLQLWPKSLVPNTRKWVETNILDGVMTNIQIGLRSEPEHKPVMYLGFEFEKLHTLFMKAMPPIEDGRGHATLFKNRFTVVAEAGHVDAAQGGAVDITGTVFTVPDVRIKQAPAQVDLSTRSTITAALTLLDRAPFHFLSKSGLKPTLSEGQVKATGRINFPMKNKVPFEDIEFDAKAKLSGVRSETLVPGRVLSAPALAVTATPKHLHIEGEGMLDAVPVSGTFSAPLGPDGGGVSQVKGTVELSQRFVDEFKLGLPNGSVSGKGRGAVQIDFRRGTRPKFTLHSDLSGVGLRIVPISWAMSGATRGTLDVSGTLGEPVEVNHIALDAPGLKATGRLDLGQGGVFRQAVFDRVRVGSWLDSKVTLTGRGAGRSPAVQVSGGTVDLSQTEIGSGTGSGATGGASGGPLSVAVDRLKITNSIALTGFRGEFSTAKGMDGSFAGKVNGSAAVTGRVVPKGGRSAFRILSKDAGSVFRAAGLLENAHGGDLDLTLLPSVGTGIFDGTLKAKKVRLRKAPAMAELLNAISVVGLLDQLSGTGILFNDIDARFRLSPKQVTLLKSSAVGTSMGISMDGYYYFDNGTMRFQGFSLRFICSMGSARC
- a CDS encoding ferritin-like domain-containing protein; protein product: MTETLAEMAVAVLTCADGRAKTALSHAYVARWRAARAAGNTLPIGQATPPLRPARPEQPELRDPRDVPRRRPGSPQGRIALLHAVAHIELNAVDLHWDMIARFTNVKMPIGFYDDWIKAADEESKHFNLMCDCLEAHDSHYGALPAHAGMWRAAEDTAEDIMGRLAVVPMVLEARGLDVTPGMIKVFQNADDAQTVSALETIYAEEVAHVAYGSKWFHFLCGRFDIDPKDEFHRLVRHYFHGSLKPPFNDEKRAEAGLPPDFYWPLTDEPAKNPGDTLV
- a CDS encoding M23 family metallopeptidase — protein: MRSRLAIRIRSILERFFPERRVFLRSDTDTRFIRLRPGVQLLGFLGSAAIVAWAIIATAVILMDSIGSGNYREQAKRDQRTYETRLNFLASERSNRAEEALTAQNRFNSALGQISTMQSQLLSSENRRRELETGIEVIQTTLRRTMKERDTARNALDEMKTVMDASGKNPLSPTANPAAEGTIAALEGALSDTADERDQVIANAQDAIHQADEMALQIKLMQDQNDQIFHQLEDAMTISVKPLDKMFRQAGMNTDTLLKQVRKGYSGQGGPLTPLTFSTKGEELTPDTLRANRILNQMDRLNLYRIAATKAPFAMPLHSTFRYSASFGYRRDPITGGRRMHKGVDMAGPVGTPIFSTADGIVTFAGWSHGYGRLIKIQHQFGIETRYGHLNKIRVKTGQRVSRGQRIADMGASGRVTGPHLHYEVRIGGNAVNPMTYIKAANNVF
- a CDS encoding peroxiredoxin, producing MSDLPRTAPDFSLPSDRSGEITLSALAPAPVVLFFYPKDNTSGCTKEAIGFSALKAEFDALGIQIFGISKDSVKSHARFREKQALTIGLLSDEHGTTCEDYGVWQEKQMYGRTFMGIVRSTFLIDHSGQIVAEWRKVKVDGHAQAVLDAAKAL
- the queA gene encoding tRNA preQ1(34) S-adenosylmethionine ribosyltransferase-isomerase QueA; this translates as MQLSDFDFDLPDALIATRPVSPRSAARLLVADGARISDAVVRDLPDWLREGDRLVLNDTKVIPARLNGARLRQSDVGETRAGMEVTLLEPKPSGRWTALIKPLRKLNVGERIVFHAGLEAVCVEKGAGQALLEFNLAGDDFDAALDQAGMMPLPPYIEAKRKADARDREDYQTVWARAPGAVAAPTASLHFDAPLLARLQGMRVGFTHVTLHVGAGTFLPVKVDDVTTHKMHSEWGEVNAAAAEEIAATKAAGGRVIPVGTTALRLIETAARGGTIKPWRGDTDIFIYPGFKFHVTDALMTNFHLPKSTLLMLVSALMGRETVRKIYEHAVAQEYRFFSYGDASLLVPGSLPDA